In the Chroococcidiopsis sp. SAG 2025 genome, one interval contains:
- a CDS encoding iron ABC transporter permease, with product MARPSSQPQHLRQVTVSERRFRSQPLLLLGLLAGLSILLLCLIVSISSGTTEIAPSKIYAAIAAFDGSREHVIVRTVRLPRSLLAILVGAALAVAGALMQGLTRNPLAEPGILGLESGASLAVVIAILFFDRSLFSAYAGFAFLGAAVSAVVVYSLGSLGRGGLTPLNLTVAGAAMTYLLSSFTTAILILSQRTLDEVRLWLAGSVAGGDWSGFSQALPYISVGLVLAFVLGKQISILNLGEDVATGLGQRTGLVKAIAAVSVVLLAGSSVAIAGPIGFVGLVVPHVVRFFVGVDYRWLLPYAAIFGAILLLVADIAARLLIQPQELPVGVMTAIVGAPLFIYLARSKVKQ from the coding sequence TTGGCAAGACCAAGTTCGCAGCCTCAACATTTGCGGCAAGTGACTGTCAGCGAAAGACGGTTTCGCTCCCAACCTTTATTGCTCCTAGGATTGTTGGCGGGTCTATCGATCCTCCTACTTTGCCTCATTGTCAGTATTAGCTCTGGAACAACAGAAATCGCTCCCAGCAAAATCTATGCCGCGATCGCCGCCTTTGATGGTTCGCGGGAACACGTCATCGTTCGCACGGTCAGGCTACCGCGATCGCTACTTGCCATCTTAGTTGGTGCTGCCCTTGCTGTTGCTGGAGCTTTGATGCAAGGATTGACACGCAACCCCCTAGCCGAGCCAGGAATTTTAGGGCTAGAGTCAGGCGCTTCATTAGCTGTAGTTATTGCTATTTTGTTCTTCGATCGATCGTTATTCAGTGCCTATGCTGGTTTCGCTTTTCTCGGTGCGGCAGTTTCAGCAGTCGTAGTTTACTCGCTTGGCTCCCTCGGTCGCGGTGGACTCACACCCTTAAATTTGACCGTAGCCGGAGCCGCTATGACATATCTACTCTCCTCGTTCACAACTGCGATTCTCATCCTCAGTCAGCGCACGCTGGATGAAGTCAGGCTGTGGCTAGCTGGGTCGGTTGCTGGCGGAGACTGGAGTGGATTTAGCCAAGCGCTGCCTTATATTTCTGTCGGGTTGGTGCTAGCCTTCGTCTTAGGTAAACAGATTTCGATTCTCAATTTAGGCGAGGATGTCGCAACAGGGCTAGGACAACGCACGGGATTAGTCAAGGCGATCGCTGCTGTGAGTGTCGTGTTACTCGCAGGTAGTTCCGTCGCTATAGCCGGACCCATTGGTTTTGTTGGTCTAGTTGTTCCTCACGTCGTCCGCTTTTTTGTCGGTGTCGATTACCGCTGGTTGCTGCCGTATGCTGCTATCTTTGGCGCAATTTTACTGCTAGTAGCAGACATTGCGGCTCGGTTACTGATTCAGCCGCAGGAATTACCTGTAGGCGTGATGACAGCAATAGTTGGCGCTCCTTTATTTATCTATCTGGCGCGATCGAAGGTGAAACAATGA
- a CDS encoding iron ABC transporter permease, which translates to MNKSWLVFRSKTLPISLRIERRVPVVLFWLGIVTLAAAIASVGQGEYPISPIDVVKTILGWETGNPQHAFVINTLRLPRTLVALMVGVGLGIAGTILQGLTRNPLADSEILGLNAGASLAAVTTIVLLPSLPLFALPLSAFSGAMVVSLLIYLLAWDKGSSPIRLILVGVGLSAIARALSSLLITFGEIDSVTEALIWLAGSVYGRSWEQVWFLLPWSIVLVPLALLLARHLNALSLGDDIARGLGSSVEWQRGLLLLIAIALVGASVAAAGTIAFVGLIAPHLGRQLVGSAHEGLLPTAALMGGTIVVLADLLGRVLFAPIELPCGVVTAAVGAPYFLYLLVRRRRQS; encoded by the coding sequence ATGAATAAAAGTTGGCTGGTCTTCCGTTCCAAGACACTACCAATCTCTTTGCGGATCGAGCGGCGCGTACCAGTCGTGCTGTTTTGGTTGGGAATCGTCACTCTTGCGGCGGCGATCGCCAGTGTCGGACAGGGAGAATATCCGATCTCACCCATAGATGTCGTGAAAACTATTCTGGGTTGGGAGACAGGGAACCCGCAACATGCTTTTGTAATTAATACTTTGCGCCTCCCCCGTACTCTAGTCGCGTTGATGGTAGGAGTGGGGTTAGGAATTGCCGGGACTATCCTCCAAGGACTAACACGCAATCCCCTCGCTGACTCAGAAATTTTAGGGTTAAATGCTGGTGCTAGTTTAGCAGCCGTCACCACAATCGTGCTGCTACCGTCGTTACCTTTATTCGCGCTGCCCTTGTCTGCTTTTAGCGGAGCAATGGTTGTTAGTTTGCTGATCTACCTACTGGCATGGGATAAAGGAAGTTCGCCTATCCGGTTGATCCTGGTTGGTGTCGGTCTCAGCGCGATCGCCCGTGCTTTGTCCAGCTTATTAATTACCTTCGGGGAGATCGATAGCGTCACTGAGGCATTGATCTGGCTAGCTGGAAGTGTTTACGGGCGTAGTTGGGAACAAGTTTGGTTCTTGCTACCTTGGTCGATCGTGCTTGTACCATTAGCATTGCTGCTAGCACGGCATTTAAACGCGCTCAGCTTAGGAGATGACATCGCTAGGGGTCTAGGTAGTTCTGTAGAATGGCAGCGCGGCTTGCTACTCCTAATCGCTATAGCTTTGGTTGGTGCTTCGGTTGCCGCAGCTGGCACAATTGCATTTGTCGGTCTGATTGCCCCTCACTTAGGACGACAACTGGTAGGTTCAGCCCATGAAGGTTTGCTACCAACAGCCGCGCTGATGGGGGGAACAATCGTCGTTTTAGCAGACTTATTAGGGCGAGTCCTGTTTGCACCAATTGAGCTTCCTTGTGGCGTAGTGACAGCAGCAGTGGGCGCGCCATACTTTCTGTATTTGTTGGTGCGTCGCCGTCGTCAGTCATAA
- a CDS encoding thioesterase II family protein produces MTTTSNFNTWIARSQPNSQAEMRLFCLPYAGGGAMTYRRWADSLPPSVEVCAVELPGRGMRLREKPFTRLDTLVEAIAIAIRPDLDKPLALFGHSMGAIVSFELARLLRRQYGIDPVYLFVSGRRAPQIPHPKPPTYNLPEPAFLAELRRLNGTPAAVLENTELLQLVLPTVRSDFEALETYRYRPEPPLDCAIAAFGGLSDAETNIQELEAWTEQTTAAFSLYMLPGDHFFLDSAQAQIVQCLTQHLQLV; encoded by the coding sequence ATGACGACCACATCGAACTTTAACACCTGGATTGCGCGATCGCAGCCCAATTCTCAGGCGGAAATGCGTCTGTTCTGCCTGCCCTATGCTGGTGGTGGAGCTATGACCTACCGTAGATGGGCAGATAGTTTGCCCCCGAGTGTGGAAGTTTGCGCGGTAGAACTACCTGGACGGGGAATGCGGCTAAGAGAAAAGCCGTTTACGCGCCTAGATACCCTTGTCGAGGCGATCGCGATCGCTATACGACCTGATTTAGATAAGCCGCTTGCTCTATTCGGTCATAGTATGGGTGCTATAGTCAGCTTCGAGCTTGCCCGTCTACTACGCAGACAGTATGGGATCGATCCGGTTTACCTATTTGTTTCCGGTCGCCGCGCTCCTCAAATTCCACATCCAAAACCACCGACTTACAACCTACCAGAACCGGCTTTTTTGGCAGAACTACGCCGTCTAAACGGGACTCCCGCAGCGGTACTAGAAAATACAGAACTGTTACAACTGGTACTACCAACAGTGCGATCGGATTTTGAGGCGCTGGAAACATACAGATATCGACCCGAGCCACCGTTGGATTGCGCGATCGCGGCTTTTGGTGGTTTATCGGATGCCGAAACTAACATTCAGGAACTAGAAGCTTGGACGGAGCAAACAACAGCTGCTTTCTCGCTCTACATGCTCCCAGGCGACCATTTCTTTCTCGACTCAGCTCAGGCACAAATCGTTCAGTGCCTAACTCAACACTTGCAACTGGTATAG
- a CDS encoding acyl carrier protein, with protein sequence MDTQKAMETLKAILTDIGIPEESIHRDALLHEDLQLDSTEIVEISLGLKRRLGINLKLESRQDMTITQICSAIETAILSSTSVPSVTEESASK encoded by the coding sequence ATGGATACTCAAAAAGCGATGGAGACTCTAAAGGCAATACTTACCGACATCGGTATTCCCGAAGAGTCAATACATCGAGATGCATTGCTGCATGAGGATCTACAGCTTGATTCTACTGAAATCGTAGAAATTTCTTTAGGGTTGAAACGACGGTTAGGAATCAATCTGAAGTTGGAATCGCGGCAGGATATGACCATAACTCAAATCTGTAGCGCGATCGAGACAGCAATCCTGAGTTCTACTTCCGTACCATCCGTAACAGAGGAAAGTGCAAGTAAATAG
- a CDS encoding holo-ACP synthase, whose protein sequence is MKTEQHHPQVWESMQQNPEWFGCKGIGIDIAPISRIAKLIDRYDSDALNLLFTSGEIERCQAASDPYQAYALCFATKEAVGKALGTGLSGIGWNEIEANITSKRLIVHLEGAASLQAAKLGVREWLATWTHWDRYVLVHVLAQ, encoded by the coding sequence ATGAAAACCGAGCAACATCACCCTCAGGTGTGGGAATCGATGCAACAAAACCCTGAATGGTTTGGGTGCAAGGGCATTGGTATAGATATCGCACCCATCTCCAGAATTGCCAAATTGATCGATCGCTACGATTCCGACGCATTAAATTTGTTGTTTACTTCAGGCGAAATCGAGCGCTGTCAAGCAGCTAGCGATCCTTACCAGGCTTATGCACTCTGTTTTGCCACCAAAGAAGCTGTGGGGAAAGCTCTAGGCACTGGGTTATCTGGTATTGGTTGGAATGAAATTGAGGCAAACATCACGTCTAAGCGCTTAATCGTTCATTTGGAAGGAGCAGCCAGTCTGCAAGCAGCAAAATTAGGTGTACGGGAATGGCTAGCAACTTGGACTCACTGGGATCGATACGTGCTGGTTCACGTCCTAGCTCAGTAA